A section of the Triticum dicoccoides isolate Atlit2015 ecotype Zavitan chromosome 7A, WEW_v2.0, whole genome shotgun sequence genome encodes:
- the LOC119331579 gene encoding uncharacterized protein LOC119331579, with protein MYRLSLLRRAIALYFFYHALQTRGVRFFPTIQEENDSLAKDFVHGPAKQNLKSLKSNSTELITSGGSCLWDDPYFVSHLTHSGGPNDNYYGLHATMDVYGHELKHGQLSSTTFWINHAGDGKKSSYNAIQVGWHINPERYGDSHPHFYTRWTRDNYDATGCYNMDCPGYIWVDGAIIAPGDAIHPVSNVPDGPRQSITLRVLKDKRSGDWWVYYGFNKIPTGVGYFPRSLFSYLAEKADGMQFGAFVQAKKALPTPPMGSGALPNGGKGRAASFKDIRFIDQDGNSSPIKEDLPMFVTDRKCHSITHIDHAECFYGGPGGCMR; from the exons ATGTATAGGCTTAGTCTACTTCGACGAGCAATTGCCTTATATTTCTTTTATCATGCTCTTCAAACTAGAGGTGTTCGGTTCTTCCCTACCATTCAAGAG GAAAATGATTCACTGGCCAAAGATTTTGTCCATGGTCCAGCCAAACAAAATCTCAAAAGCTTGAAGTCAAACTCCACTGAGTTAATAACTTCTGGAGGTTCTTGTTTATGGGATGATCCCTAT TTTGTGTCACACCTAACACATTCTGGAGGTCCCAATGACAACTATTATGGCTTACATGCCACCATGGATGTGTATGGCCACGAACTAAAACATGGCCAGTTGAGTTCGACTACGTTTTGGATTAATCATGCCGGAGATGGTAAAAAATCAAGCTATAATGCGATTCAAGTTGGCTGGCAT ATTAATCCAGAACGATATGGCGACTCACATCCTCACTTCTACACCCGTTGGACG AGAGATAATTATGATGCAACCGGCTGCTACAACATGGACTGCCCTGGTTACATATGGGTAGATGGCGCTATTATAGCTCCGGGTGATGCTATACATCCAGTTTCTAATGTCCCTGATGGACCTAGACAAAGTATCACTCTGAGGGTGCTAAAG GACAAAAGAAGTGGAGATTGGTGGGTGTATTACGGCTTCAATAAAATCCCCACTGGCGTGGGATACTTCCCTAGGTCGTTGTTTAGCTACTTAGCAGAAAAGGCAGACGGAATGCAATTTGGTGCATTTGTTCAAGCTAAAAAAGCACTTCCAACTCCTCCAATGGGCAGTGGTGCCCTCCCAAATGGTGGTAAGGGTCGCGCCGCATCATTCAAAGACATTAGATTCATTGACCAGGATGGAAATAGCAGCCCGATCAAGGAAGACCTGCCCATGTTTGTTACTGATAGAAAATGCCACTCTATCACCCATATTGATCATGCTGAATGCTTTTATGGTGGTCCTGGAGGGTGTATGAGATAA